From the genome of Candidatus Jidaibacter acanthamoeba, one region includes:
- the lepB gene encoding signal peptidase I, with protein MNSSNFIRNIKSYDWMDISKSFLYALVLAMLFRSFLFEFYKIPSGSMIPELREGDHLFISKYNYGYSKYSFSPFPIPLFEKRIFFKSPERGDIIVFKLPIDSSTNYIKRLIGLPGDEIQMKKGLLYINGKPVIRDKIGNFDFKDKDGKTIYCEAFEETLPNGLTYKILRDKRISIYNFQNNTPLYKVPEGHYFFMGDNRDHSLDSRFLNKVGYVPVENLVGRAAFLVFTSDFSLWKLITERNAGRAFQSFKYAD; from the coding sequence TTGAATTCTTCTAATTTTATAAGAAATATAAAAAGCTATGATTGGATGGATATTTCTAAGTCCTTTCTGTATGCCCTCGTACTTGCAATGTTGTTCAGGTCATTTCTTTTCGAATTTTATAAAATTCCTTCGGGTTCAATGATTCCGGAGCTTAGAGAAGGGGATCATCTATTTATATCAAAATATAATTATGGTTACAGTAAATATTCTTTCTCCCCTTTCCCTATCCCGCTTTTTGAAAAAAGAATTTTTTTTAAATCCCCTGAAAGAGGTGATATAATAGTTTTTAAGTTACCCATAGATAGTAGCACTAATTATATAAAAAGATTAATCGGGTTACCGGGTGATGAAATTCAAATGAAAAAAGGGTTATTATATATAAACGGTAAGCCGGTAATTAGAGATAAAATCGGCAATTTTGACTTTAAAGATAAGGATGGTAAAACCATATATTGCGAGGCTTTTGAAGAAACTTTACCTAATGGCTTAACCTATAAAATTTTAAGAGATAAAAGAATTAGTATATATAATTTTCAGAATAATACACCGCTGTATAAAGTTCCTGAAGGGCATTATTTCTTTATGGGTGATAACCGTGACCATTCGCTTGATAGTAGATTCCTTAATAAAGTGGGGTATGTTCCGGTAGAAAATCTGGTCGGAAGAGCGGCATTCTTAGTATTTACTTCAGATTTTTCATTATGGAAATTAATAACGGAACGTAATGCCGGCAGAGCTTTTCAAAGTTTTAAATATGCAGATTAA
- a CDS encoding LD-carboxypeptidase, whose translation MKSIFFISFFIVGSFSVNSFASHVDEDRSSSLRKLNNINIIAPASGKVNKATIQSMLKKFGSLGFEIDMPKDLLKETLFCSNTDEYRANHLIKSLKDEQQKIIWALRGGYGSMRIISKLYDLEKPSKEKIFIGYSDITVLHLFLSQKWGWYTIHGSVAKEITEKLDPKNLEILLGLIKTEGYEVKIPIDFQLNKIKFSNLKGKLSGGNLAIIQNSIGTKWELESKDKIIFLEDINEEGYKVDRMLEHLKQSGVLKGAKAIIFGDFLEKEGANSTVNDALIRFANSVDIPVFKTKYFGHGYHNYPLVYNASANILTKDGGLLLTYDMKKS comes from the coding sequence ATGAAAAGTATATTTTTTATTTCATTTTTTATAGTGGGTAGTTTTTCAGTGAACTCATTTGCTTCTCATGTTGATGAGGATAGATCGTCTTCTCTGCGGAAATTAAATAATATAAATATTATTGCCCCTGCAAGCGGCAAAGTAAATAAAGCTACCATACAATCCATGCTTAAAAAATTCGGAAGCTTAGGATTTGAAATCGATATGCCTAAAGATTTACTTAAGGAAACTTTGTTCTGCTCTAATACGGATGAATATAGAGCAAATCATCTCATAAAAAGCTTAAAAGATGAACAGCAAAAAATCATTTGGGCTCTAAGAGGAGGTTATGGTTCTATGCGAATCATATCAAAACTTTATGACTTAGAGAAGCCCTCAAAAGAAAAAATATTTATCGGATACAGCGATATAACGGTCTTACACCTCTTTTTAAGCCAAAAATGGGGGTGGTATACTATTCACGGCTCTGTAGCTAAAGAGATAACTGAAAAATTAGATCCGAAAAATTTGGAAATTCTTTTAGGCTTGATTAAGACAGAAGGATATGAGGTTAAAATTCCTATTGATTTCCAACTTAATAAAATTAAATTTTCTAATTTAAAAGGTAAGTTAAGTGGTGGGAATTTGGCGATTATACAAAATAGTATTGGTACAAAATGGGAGTTAGAAAGTAAAGATAAGATTATCTTCTTAGAAGATATAAATGAAGAAGGCTATAAAGTTGATAGGATGCTTGAACACTTAAAACAGTCAGGTGTGCTTAAGGGGGCGAAAGCTATTATATTCGGTGATTTTCTTGAAAAAGAAGGGGCGAACTCAACAGTTAATGATGCATTAATCAGGTTTGCAAATTCTGTAGATATCCCGGTTTTTAAAACAAAGTATTTCGGACACGGATATCATAATTATCCGCTTGTATATAATGCTTCCGCTAATATTTTAACTAAGGATGGGGGCTTGTTGCTCACATATGATATGAAAAAAAGTTGA
- a CDS encoding DUF1013 domain-containing protein, translating to MTKPLMPKATAIWLIENTTLTFGQIAEFCGLHPLEVQGIADGDVAKGIIGIDPVTSGQITKEEITRCETNPKLYLTLSANAQKLMKEQARQKKSAKYTPVARRQDKPDAVAWIIKNCPELNDSQIMKLIGTTKTTINAVRDKSHWNSPNIRPRDPVLLGLCTQTELDRIYDLAKQKSVQKAQEEKSEAMRKLEE from the coding sequence ATGACTAAACCGTTAATGCCTAAAGCGACTGCTATTTGGCTTATTGAAAATACAACTTTGACATTTGGACAAATTGCAGAATTCTGCGGGCTACACCCGCTTGAAGTGCAAGGAATTGCCGACGGTGATGTAGCAAAAGGTATTATAGGGATTGATCCGGTAACCTCAGGTCAAATCACCAAAGAAGAAATAACCAGATGTGAAACTAACCCGAAACTTTATTTAACTCTTTCTGCCAATGCTCAAAAGCTGATGAAAGAACAAGCCAGGCAAAAGAAAAGCGCGAAATATACTCCCGTTGCCAGAAGGCAGGATAAGCCTGATGCAGTTGCATGGATAATTAAAAATTGCCCTGAACTTAATGATTCTCAAATCATGAAGTTAATCGGAACAACAAAAACAACCATTAATGCCGTTCGTGATAAATCCCATTGGAATTCTCCTAATATTAGGCCGCGTGACCCTGTATTACTCGGGCTTTGTACCCAGACTGAACTGGATAGAATCTATGATTTAGCTAAACAAAAATCTGTGCAAAAAGCACAGGAAGAAAAATCCGAAGCTATGAGAAAATTAGAAGAATAA
- a CDS encoding nucleoside deaminase, giving the protein MFSNQYMQQAYALACKANDSGEVPVGAVVVYKEKIIGAAYNQVEVAKNPLAHAEILALEQALAFTCTKYIEQCELYVTLEPCPMCAHAISLAKIKRIYFGAYDEKGGGVVHGAKIYNSSSCHHHPEIISGIMEDECSRLLKNFFNNLRR; this is encoded by the coding sequence ATGTTTTCCAATCAATACATGCAGCAGGCATATGCGCTTGCATGTAAGGCTAATGATTCAGGTGAAGTTCCGGTTGGAGCAGTAGTTGTGTATAAGGAAAAGATTATCGGAGCAGCATATAATCAAGTGGAAGTTGCAAAAAACCCGCTCGCGCATGCGGAAATTTTAGCACTTGAGCAGGCTTTAGCTTTTACCTGTACAAAATATATTGAGCAATGCGAGCTATATGTTACATTAGAGCCCTGTCCTATGTGTGCACATGCTATATCTCTTGCCAAAATAAAGCGAATTTATTTCGGGGCATATGATGAAAAAGGCGGAGGCGTTGTTCATGGAGCAAAAATTTATAATTCGAGCTCATGTCATCATCATCCTGAAATTATAAGCGGCATAATGGAAGATGAATGCAGCAGGCTTCTAAAAAACTTCTTCAACAACTTAAGAAGATAA
- a CDS encoding AmpG family muropeptide MFS transporter: protein MFSKFAPKKKMFLIFILGFSCGLPLPLTLSTLSAYLYEYGFSLSSIGLFGLSQLPYSLKPFWSPLLDNLNPPFLSFLGKRRGWLIIIQVFLFIFILLLGQFNPKENIYLLAMITLGMAFFSASQDIIVDALRVESLEDDEQGMGVAYYTFGYRAAMFIATAGALYLADIFSWSYAFFVLSILSAFGIISALLMDEPKHQIRVNNNASGWFYNSFIVPFLDFTNHRNWYLILLFVALYKLSDAYLGAMTSPFLLEQKFSKMEIAEIVKFYGVFATLLGTFAGGYLVKYINIYVALFWGGIISSVSNLAFILLCGTEHDIPRLIVVITIENFASGLSSATFVAYMGTLCNRQFTASQFALLSSLASVGRTTLSSTSGFLAQQIGWVDFFIFSAILCLPALILLKFINNSKKDSTWNSNTKLTETQENQI from the coding sequence ATGTTTAGTAAATTCGCCCCTAAAAAAAAGATGTTTCTGATTTTTATCCTAGGTTTTTCTTGTGGGCTACCTTTACCGTTAACTCTTTCTACTCTTTCAGCTTATTTATATGAGTATGGCTTTTCTCTTTCATCTATCGGGTTATTTGGACTTTCTCAACTCCCCTACTCATTAAAACCTTTTTGGTCACCGCTCCTTGATAATTTAAATCCCCCTTTTCTTTCATTCCTGGGCAAGCGACGCGGCTGGCTTATAATAATACAGGTATTCCTTTTTATTTTTATTTTATTGCTTGGGCAGTTTAACCCAAAAGAAAATATCTACCTGCTTGCAATGATAACTTTAGGAATGGCCTTTTTCTCTGCCAGTCAAGATATTATTGTTGATGCATTAAGGGTAGAGAGCTTAGAAGACGATGAGCAAGGTATGGGGGTTGCTTACTACACTTTCGGCTATAGAGCAGCAATGTTTATTGCTACTGCAGGAGCTTTATATTTAGCTGACATATTTAGTTGGTCATATGCTTTTTTTGTTTTATCTATACTATCCGCGTTCGGAATTATCTCCGCACTTCTTATGGATGAACCAAAACATCAAATTAGAGTGAATAACAATGCAAGCGGATGGTTTTATAACTCTTTTATAGTTCCTTTTTTAGATTTTACCAATCATCGAAACTGGTATTTAATTTTATTATTTGTAGCGCTATATAAATTATCCGATGCTTACCTCGGCGCTATGACTTCCCCGTTTTTACTTGAACAGAAGTTTTCAAAAATGGAAATTGCTGAAATCGTAAAATTTTATGGTGTATTTGCTACACTTTTAGGAACTTTTGCAGGAGGGTATTTAGTTAAATACATTAATATTTATGTTGCCTTATTTTGGGGTGGAATTATCTCCTCTGTCTCTAATTTAGCCTTTATATTATTATGCGGTACCGAACATGATATTCCAAGATTAATAGTAGTAATTACAATAGAAAACTTTGCAAGTGGATTAAGCTCAGCTACATTTGTTGCCTATATGGGAACTTTATGTAATCGCCAATTTACTGCCAGCCAATTTGCACTTCTTAGCTCACTCGCCTCTGTGGGAAGAACCACTCTTTCTTCAACATCAGGTTTTTTAGCTCAACAGATCGGATGGGTTGATTTCTTTATTTTCTCTGCCATACTGTGTTTACCGGCATTAATACTTTTAAAGTTTATTAATAATAGTAAAAAGGATAGCACATGGAATTCAAATACAAAACTCACGGAGACACAAGAGAATCAAATATAG
- a CDS encoding leucyl aminopeptidase, protein MEFKYKTHGDTRESNIVFLVSEELNLPQAINDIDKNGLVKNALLADKSFSGKFGQFLRIFVSSENKTSMVILVGIGKAEKLDENNLLSLGGKISDLANQLKLENLEIFFDKISNLALKEAVLANQLMLGIKLKNYNFNKHFVAKKDEHVQYLKNISLSLTESTEAEQLANSYSKIAEGVHLTRDLVSEPPNVIYPASFAKKCEELKNLGVKITVLDKAEMKKLGMNLLLAVGQGSENDPYTVIMEWNGDFGSKDAPLAFIGKGVTFDSGGINIKPSSGIADMKYDMAGAGVVTGLMHTLAARKAKVNVIGAIGLAENMPSGSAQRPSDVVTSMSGQTVEVDNTDAEGRLVLADVLCYVEQKYKPRFMVNLATLTGAIVVALGDGHAGLFSNNDALAEQISKAGKKTGELVWRMPMSEHYDKQINSDIADIKNTGSGNGAGSITAAHFLQRFVNKCAWAHLDIAGVTWNKKGTDISPKGATGFGVRLLNQMIADNFE, encoded by the coding sequence ATGGAATTCAAATACAAAACTCACGGAGACACAAGAGAATCAAATATAGTTTTTTTAGTCAGCGAAGAACTTAATTTACCGCAAGCGATAAACGACATTGATAAAAACGGATTAGTAAAAAATGCTTTATTAGCGGATAAAAGTTTTTCGGGAAAATTCGGCCAATTTTTAAGGATATTTGTTTCATCCGAAAATAAAACAAGTATGGTTATTTTAGTCGGAATAGGTAAAGCTGAAAAGCTTGATGAAAACAACCTGCTCAGCTTAGGAGGCAAGATTTCAGACCTGGCTAACCAGCTGAAACTTGAAAATTTAGAAATTTTCTTTGATAAAATTAGTAATCTGGCTTTAAAAGAAGCAGTGCTTGCTAACCAATTAATGCTTGGTATTAAACTTAAAAATTATAACTTCAATAAACATTTTGTTGCTAAAAAAGATGAGCATGTTCAATACCTAAAAAATATCTCTCTAAGTTTAACAGAAAGCACGGAAGCAGAGCAGTTAGCAAATTCTTATTCCAAAATTGCAGAAGGCGTTCATTTGACTCGTGATCTGGTTTCCGAGCCGCCTAATGTTATTTACCCGGCCTCTTTCGCTAAAAAGTGCGAAGAGTTAAAAAACCTTGGTGTTAAGATTACCGTCTTGGATAAAGCTGAAATGAAAAAGCTCGGCATGAACCTGCTTCTTGCCGTTGGCCAAGGAAGCGAGAATGACCCGTATACCGTAATTATGGAATGGAACGGCGATTTCGGATCTAAGGATGCACCGCTGGCATTCATCGGTAAAGGGGTTACTTTTGATAGCGGAGGGATTAATATTAAACCCTCAAGTGGGATTGCCGATATGAAATATGATATGGCAGGTGCCGGAGTAGTTACGGGACTTATGCATACGCTTGCGGCCAGGAAAGCTAAAGTTAATGTAATCGGGGCAATAGGTCTTGCGGAAAACATGCCATCCGGATCGGCGCAAAGGCCAAGTGATGTGGTTACTTCTATGTCAGGCCAAACGGTAGAGGTGGATAATACTGATGCCGAGGGAAGATTGGTTTTAGCAGATGTGCTTTGTTATGTTGAGCAAAAATATAAGCCAAGATTCATGGTTAACCTTGCTACCCTCACGGGCGCAATTGTAGTTGCTTTAGGTGACGGCCATGCCGGATTATTTTCTAATAATGATGCTCTTGCGGAGCAAATTTCAAAAGCCGGTAAAAAAACCGGTGAATTGGTTTGGAGAATGCCAATGTCCGAGCATTATGACAAACAAATTAATTCCGATATTGCAGATATTAAAAACACAGGCAGCGGAAACGGTGCAGGAAGTATTACTGCCGCTCATTTCCTACAGCGTTTTGTTAATAAATGCGCTTGGGCTCACCTCGATATAGCCGGAGTAACTTGGAATAAAAAAGGCACGGATATATCACCAAAAGGCGCCACAGGCTTTGGAGTAAGGCTACTTAACCAAATGATTGCGGATAATTTCGAGTGA
- a CDS encoding queuosine precursor transporter: MDIREKTYVSLCAIFSVLVTTGNLIYQKFVYLPLLSFYTFELSVGAIIYPFTFMVADIIAEFYGVEKAKFCVRLSVIMNIMVAFIVIIATRLEATVWSKVSNPEFAHIFGSFNVAFISSIIASYAAQSLDVILYMRIKKLSRGKFLLLRSNLSTAISLLIDTTLVISLLAIFDVLPKEQALILIVNSYMYKLFFTLCSNPLFYFLVKGAKYIGINPARFS, encoded by the coding sequence ATGGATATTAGAGAAAAGACTTATGTTTCTTTATGTGCAATTTTTTCCGTATTGGTAACAACCGGTAATCTTATTTATCAAAAGTTTGTTTATTTACCCCTTCTATCATTTTACACATTTGAATTATCCGTCGGGGCTATAATATACCCGTTTACCTTTATGGTGGCCGATATAATAGCTGAGTTTTACGGGGTTGAAAAAGCTAAGTTTTGCGTAAGGCTATCAGTTATTATGAATATCATGGTTGCTTTTATTGTTATAATTGCTACTCGATTAGAGGCAACTGTATGGTCAAAAGTCAGTAATCCTGAATTTGCTCATATATTCGGTTCATTTAATGTTGCATTCATTAGCTCTATTATTGCAAGCTATGCTGCACAATCATTGGATGTTATTCTTTATATGCGGATTAAAAAGCTTTCGAGGGGAAAGTTTTTGTTGCTTAGGAGTAATTTAAGTACTGCAATTTCGCTACTGATTGATACCACTCTCGTAATTAGCTTGTTAGCTATTTTTGATGTCCTGCCGAAAGAACAGGCATTGATATTAATTGTAAACAGCTATATGTATAAATTGTTTTTCACCCTATGTAGCAATCCCTTATTTTACTTCCTTGTTAAAGGAGCTAAGTATATAGGTATTAATCCCGCAAGGTTTTCTTAG
- a CDS encoding ABC-F family ATP-binding cassette domain-containing protein, with product MKTPILSLKEVSLTFGIKPLFDHLSLSIYPDDRIAVVGRNGEGKSSLLKVIAGLYDLDGGERWVMPGVEVGYLPQAIDIEDHNLTVYDFILSGIMKGEIETSSYLIDIIIAPLKLDPNNLLSELSGGLLRRAFLAKTLISSPKILLLDEPTNHLDIDTIEWLEEYVKSYQGAVVCISHDKAFLKNISNKTFWLDRGKLKVNNLGFENFEKWSLEVLEQEQRELEKAEKKLDEEELWKVQGISARRKRNQKRLADLYTLREKTQQGKAARKILLNKIHLDPLTPVLSSKMVCEFRDVYKTYENKNILESFSMRIMRNDKIGIIGSNGTGKTTFLRLLTGEEQPDKGSIKIGKTVEVTYYDQKRVALNPDDTLWKTLCPEGGEYLKVGEKFMHVVAYLKNFLFDPKQARDKVATLSGGQANRLLLAKALANPGSLLILDEPTNDLDMDTLEMIQDVLTDYQGTLIIVSHDRDFLDSIINKTIYFEGNGVIEEFFGSYTELRKIKDDQAKAKSNNNSKSSLKLKEETNKDKVPSAKKLSYSLQRELSLMPEKVLELDQLIEQLEIILSEQDLYQTAPDKFDEKSKQLEETRQKLEDTWARWQELESML from the coding sequence ATGAAAACCCCTATTTTAAGTTTAAAGGAAGTAAGCCTGACTTTTGGTATTAAGCCTTTATTTGATCACCTATCCCTAAGCATTTATCCTGACGATCGCATTGCAGTCGTAGGACGTAACGGAGAGGGTAAATCCTCCCTACTTAAGGTGATAGCCGGATTATATGATTTAGACGGTGGAGAAAGGTGGGTTATGCCCGGTGTTGAGGTAGGTTATCTTCCTCAAGCTATTGATATTGAGGATCATAACTTAACCGTTTACGATTTCATATTAAGTGGAATTATGAAAGGGGAAATAGAAACCTCAAGTTATTTAATAGATATTATAATTGCTCCGTTAAAATTAGATCCGAATAACTTATTAAGCGAACTATCAGGGGGTTTACTTAGAAGAGCATTTCTTGCTAAGACATTAATCAGTAGCCCTAAAATACTGCTTCTCGATGAGCCGACCAATCACCTTGATATTGATACTATTGAGTGGCTTGAAGAGTATGTAAAAAGCTACCAAGGTGCTGTAGTCTGCATAAGCCATGATAAAGCTTTCCTAAAAAATATTTCAAATAAAACTTTTTGGCTTGATAGAGGAAAGCTGAAAGTTAATAACTTAGGATTTGAAAATTTTGAAAAATGGTCTTTGGAAGTTCTTGAACAAGAACAGCGAGAGCTAGAAAAAGCCGAGAAAAAGTTGGATGAAGAAGAATTGTGGAAAGTTCAGGGAATCTCGGCAAGGAGAAAGCGAAATCAAAAAAGATTAGCTGATTTATATACTTTAAGAGAAAAGACTCAGCAAGGTAAAGCCGCCCGTAAAATTTTGTTAAATAAAATTCATCTGGACCCGCTTACTCCAGTCCTTTCCTCAAAAATGGTTTGTGAGTTCAGAGACGTATATAAAACCTATGAAAATAAAAATATTTTAGAATCATTTTCCATGCGCATAATGCGTAATGATAAGATAGGTATTATCGGCTCAAACGGTACAGGTAAAACAACTTTTTTAAGACTATTAACGGGTGAAGAACAACCGGATAAAGGCTCGATTAAAATCGGAAAAACCGTTGAAGTAACATATTACGACCAAAAAAGAGTAGCTTTAAACCCTGATGACACTTTGTGGAAAACCTTATGTCCCGAAGGAGGGGAATATCTAAAAGTCGGCGAAAAATTTATGCATGTGGTCGCTTACTTAAAAAACTTCTTATTTGATCCGAAACAAGCGAGGGATAAGGTTGCAACCCTTTCGGGCGGACAAGCTAACCGGTTACTACTCGCTAAGGCATTAGCTAATCCGGGATCTTTGCTAATCTTAGATGAACCAACAAATGACCTCGATATGGATACATTAGAAATGATACAAGATGTTCTTACCGATTACCAAGGCACCTTAATTATTGTAAGCCATGATCGCGATTTCCTGGATAGTATTATCAACAAGACTATTTATTTTGAAGGTAACGGAGTGATTGAAGAATTCTTCGGCAGTTATACTGAACTTAGGAAAATAAAAGACGATCAAGCTAAAGCAAAGTCAAATAATAACTCAAAATCATCTCTTAAGTTAAAAGAAGAAACTAATAAAGATAAGGTACCTTCAGCTAAAAAGTTATCTTATAGCCTGCAAAGAGAATTGAGCCTTATGCCTGAAAAGGTACTGGAATTGGATCAACTAATAGAGCAATTGGAAATTATACTTTCCGAGCAGGATTTATACCAAACCGCACCGGATAAATTTGATGAAAAATCTAAACAACTGGAAGAAACCAGACAAAAACTTGAGGATACTTGGGCAAGATGGCAAGAACTGGAAAGCATGTTATAA
- a CDS encoding SIMPL domain-containing protein, whose translation MKLGSTLLALSIFLGSTGSAAIMAKSFSNVKMLDRTVQVKGLAEKKVKADSSVWVIPINTANENLISAQSKINDDINKIKSFLKKYNLSEDEVAIQSIRVSDKLAQRYYDQNNKAPRYFMESEVVVKSKKIDEVIKASQNIGEIIAQNITVAYDEYKYNGPKFFFTKLNEIKPGMLADATKEARKAAEEFAVNSGSRIGKIKRASQGVFSISARETIIAQDNMSYGTNDAYFADKLVRVLTSVEYYLED comes from the coding sequence ATGAAGTTAGGATCTACACTACTTGCTCTTTCAATCTTTTTAGGAAGTACCGGAAGTGCTGCAATTATGGCTAAATCTTTCAGTAATGTAAAAATGCTGGATAGAACTGTACAAGTAAAGGGACTTGCTGAGAAAAAAGTTAAGGCTGATAGCTCGGTTTGGGTGATTCCGATTAATACGGCTAATGAAAATTTAATTTCAGCACAGTCTAAAATTAATGATGACATAAATAAAATAAAGAGTTTTTTAAAAAAATATAATTTGTCTGAAGATGAAGTGGCAATCCAAAGTATAAGGGTATCCGATAAGCTTGCACAGCGTTATTATGATCAAAATAATAAGGCTCCCAGATACTTTATGGAGTCGGAAGTTGTAGTGAAATCTAAAAAAATTGATGAAGTAATAAAGGCAAGTCAAAATATAGGAGAAATTATCGCGCAAAATATTACCGTTGCTTATGATGAATATAAATATAACGGCCCTAAATTTTTCTTTACCAAGCTAAATGAGATTAAGCCTGGAATGCTTGCAGATGCGACTAAAGAAGCAAGAAAAGCCGCAGAAGAATTTGCCGTTAATTCCGGAAGCAGAATCGGTAAAATTAAGCGTGCCTCTCAAGGAGTCTTTAGTATTTCCGCTCGAGAAACTATAATAGCTCAGGATAATATGTCTTACGGTACTAATGATGCTTATTTTGCGGATAAGTTGGTAAGAGTGCTAACCAGCGTTGAATATTATCTGGAAGACTGA
- a CDS encoding pseudouridine synthase, protein MYSGQRIAKVIARSGVCSRREAERLIEQGSVEVNSEVIQSPALNVTDQDIIKVQGKIISAAEPIRLWLFYKPTGVITSTRDSQGRQTVFEILPKSLPRVISVGRLDLNSEGLLLLTNSGELAREMELPSSNLDRKYRCRVHGRVTDEMIDKLKSGIIVEGIRYGSIKVTVDRIVSTNTWVTVILNEGKNREIRRTFEYFDLKVSRLIRVSYHEFELGDLNPSEVREVPGGRVKKLLKQLNIKED, encoded by the coding sequence ATGTATAGCGGACAAAGAATTGCAAAAGTTATTGCTCGAAGCGGAGTGTGCTCGAGAAGAGAAGCTGAGCGGCTGATAGAGCAGGGTAGCGTAGAAGTGAACTCTGAAGTTATACAAAGCCCGGCTTTAAATGTAACGGATCAGGATATAATTAAAGTTCAGGGTAAAATTATTTCAGCAGCAGAGCCGATAAGGTTATGGCTATTTTATAAGCCGACCGGAGTTATCACATCTACCAGAGATTCCCAAGGTAGACAAACTGTTTTTGAGATATTACCCAAGAGTTTACCTCGGGTTATATCGGTCGGAAGGTTGGATCTAAATAGCGAAGGACTACTGCTACTTACTAATTCAGGTGAGCTTGCAAGGGAAATGGAGCTTCCCAGTTCTAATTTAGATAGAAAATATCGTTGCCGAGTGCATGGTAGAGTGACTGATGAGATGATAGATAAGTTAAAATCAGGAATTATTGTTGAAGGTATCAGATATGGTAGTATTAAAGTTACCGTAGATAGAATAGTTTCCACTAACACTTGGGTGACTGTTATTCTAAATGAAGGCAAAAATCGAGAAATAAGAAGAACTTTCGAGTATTTCGATCTTAAAGTAAGCCGACTTATCAGAGTTAGCTATCATGAGTTTGAACTTGGCGATTTAAACCCTAGTGAAGTAAGGGAAGTTCCTGGAGGCAGAGTTAAAAAATTATTAAAGCAACTAAACATTAAAGAGGATTAA
- a CDS encoding gamma-glutamyl-gamma-aminobutyrate hydrolase family protein, whose amino-acid sequence MKKPLIGITLDHETSKSYSAYPWYALRENYIKAVIETGGIPIALPYGVGFEDNYSDIIDGLIITGGNFDIDPSFYNEGVISDKVITKDNRTDFEFSITRAMLAKNKPILGICGGEQLLNVIFGGSLIQHIPDSVEQCLEHEQKSPKHLPSHEIELVPGTLLHKIIGSNKSMVNSTHHQAVKRPGDNTIASAFASDRVIEAIEHSEYKFCLGVQWHPEYLTTEDDYKIFNAFIRECNV is encoded by the coding sequence ATGAAAAAACCATTAATCGGCATCACTTTAGATCATGAAACCAGTAAATCATATTCAGCGTACCCTTGGTATGCGCTAAGAGAAAATTACATTAAAGCAGTAATTGAGACGGGTGGCATTCCTATCGCTTTGCCTTACGGTGTCGGATTTGAAGATAACTATTCGGATATTATTGACGGGTTAATAATTACAGGTGGTAATTTTGATATTGATCCATCCTTCTATAATGAAGGAGTGATAAGTGATAAAGTTATAACCAAAGATAACAGAACTGATTTTGAATTTAGTATTACGAGAGCCATGCTTGCTAAAAATAAACCGATATTAGGAATTTGCGGAGGAGAACAGCTGTTAAACGTAATATTCGGCGGCTCTCTCATTCAACACATTCCTGATTCCGTAGAGCAATGCCTTGAACATGAGCAAAAGAGCCCTAAGCATTTACCGAGCCATGAAATCGAGTTAGTGCCGGGTACCTTGCTTCATAAAATTATCGGAAGTAATAAAAGTATGGTAAACAGCACTCATCATCAGGCAGTCAAAAGGCCGGGAGATAATACCATAGCTTCGGCTTTTGCTTCTGATCGTGTAATTGAAGCAATTGAACATAGTGAGTATAAATTTTGTTTAGGCGTGCAATGGCATCCGGAATATTTAACCACTGAAGATGATTATAAAATATTTAATGCTTTTATAAGAGAATGCAATGTATAG